One genomic window of Gracilinema caldarium DSM 7334 includes the following:
- a CDS encoding MarR family winged helix-turn-helix transcriptional regulator codes for MHGGPHETDFVFSLVRIVADYFLRSRGLNFPRMMILFRLAHKGQCSVSDISHHMQISAPGASQLLDKLVEVGYVSRAENNDDRRMRNIEITSKGLALVQELKKEHQQKLITLMEAVPLQEREQLRKSLETLNRILRSMQ; via the coding sequence GTGCATGGAGGTCCCCATGAAACGGATTTTGTTTTTTCTCTGGTACGGATTGTGGCCGATTATTTTCTTAGGTCACGGGGCCTCAATTTTCCCCGCATGATGATCCTGTTTCGGCTCGCCCATAAAGGTCAGTGTTCTGTGTCTGACATCAGTCATCATATGCAAATTTCTGCACCAGGGGCGAGCCAGCTTTTGGACAAACTTGTAGAGGTGGGCTATGTTTCCCGGGCAGAAAATAATGATGATCGCAGGATGCGGAACATCGAAATTACTTCCAAGGGTCTTGCGCTTGTTCAGGAGCTTAAGAAGGAACATCAACAAAAACTTATTACGCTCATGGAAGCGGTCCCGCTACAGGAGCGGGAACAGCTCCGGAAAAGTCTTGAGACCCTCAATAGAATACTAAGGAGTATGCAATAG
- a CDS encoding ABC transporter ATP-binding protein, producing the protein MSTLMKYLKPYGFSILSVVILLFVEANFDLALPDYMSRIINYGIQQGGIDSPLPKIFGETTFCQMRFFLNKEESALIARLYHPVSAEAVTSVPLKKDSLSSADQKLYELRSLTQEEQDQLGRLMIRALAAATMMQKMPAGIQAQEQSRALQVEQTGQPHTDQGSAQMLEQFSKAMDAMGDKVLEQMAIARIRQEYEQLGVNLEQLQMSYIVRYGIIMVLITLGSMACIILVGFLASKTAAGAAKQLRHDIFSKVINFTNAEFDTFSTASLITRTTNDITQMQMVTFMSLRMLLFAPIMGGGGVIRALGKAPSMAWIIGLAVLVLIGVIGLVFSIALPRFQLIQKLVDRLNLVARENLTGLMVVHAFNRESFEEERFNRANRDLTEVSLFVNRVMVIMMPFMMILMNLLSIGIIWIGSYRVAQAAMQVGDMMAFMQYAIQIVMSFMMLSMMFIMLPRAAISANRIAEVLETKESITDPQQPVLYKPAGMQRGMVEFRDVCFRYPGADTDVLCHISFTAPAGKTTGIIGPTGAGKTTLINLIPRFYDVSAGSILIDGIDIRTMTQKELRNLIGYVPQRSLLFSGTIEENLRFADEGASRERLLEALKVAQADFVLENPEGLSAPVSQGGSNFSGGQKQRLAIARALVKDCPIYLFDDSFSALDYRTDARLRKALAERTRTSTRIIVSQRVATIMHADHIIVLDEGKIVGQGPHQDLLKTCCAYQEIVESQVKGENIA; encoded by the coding sequence ATGTCTACATTGATGAAGTACCTGAAACCCTATGGGTTTTCGATCCTTTCGGTGGTCATACTGCTCTTTGTAGAGGCCAATTTCGACCTGGCCCTGCCGGATTACATGTCCCGGATTATCAATTATGGTATCCAGCAGGGGGGCATCGATAGTCCTCTACCTAAGATTTTTGGAGAAACTACCTTCTGTCAGATGAGGTTTTTCCTGAATAAAGAAGAGTCAGCGCTCATTGCAAGGTTGTATCACCCGGTCTCTGCAGAAGCTGTAACCAGTGTCCCCCTAAAAAAGGATAGCCTGAGCTCTGCCGATCAAAAGCTTTATGAACTGCGTTCTCTTACTCAAGAAGAGCAAGACCAATTGGGACGACTTATGATCCGGGCTCTTGCTGCGGCCACAATGATGCAGAAGATGCCTGCGGGCATACAGGCTCAAGAGCAATCCCGGGCTCTGCAGGTGGAACAAACAGGCCAGCCGCATACCGACCAAGGGTCGGCCCAGATGCTGGAGCAGTTTTCCAAAGCCATGGATGCCATGGGAGACAAGGTTCTGGAACAGATGGCCATTGCCCGGATCCGACAGGAATACGAACAGCTCGGGGTAAATCTGGAACAGCTCCAGATGTCCTACATTGTCCGGTATGGTATCATTATGGTACTCATAACGCTGGGATCGATGGCCTGTATTATCCTCGTCGGGTTCCTCGCATCTAAAACGGCTGCCGGCGCGGCTAAACAGCTCAGGCATGATATATTCAGTAAGGTCATCAATTTTACCAATGCTGAATTTGATACCTTCTCGACGGCCTCGCTCATCACGAGAACCACCAATGATATTACCCAGATGCAGATGGTAACCTTTATGTCCCTGAGGATGCTCCTCTTTGCGCCGATTATGGGCGGGGGCGGGGTTATCCGTGCCCTCGGAAAGGCCCCATCCATGGCGTGGATTATCGGCCTCGCTGTACTGGTTCTTATTGGTGTCATTGGCCTTGTGTTTTCTATTGCGCTTCCCCGATTTCAGCTCATACAAAAACTAGTGGACCGGCTTAATCTGGTTGCCCGTGAAAACCTGACCGGCCTTATGGTAGTCCATGCCTTTAACCGGGAATCCTTTGAAGAAGAGCGTTTTAATCGGGCCAATCGGGATCTTACAGAGGTGAGTCTCTTTGTAAATCGTGTCATGGTTATCATGATGCCCTTTATGATGATTTTGATGAATCTCCTCAGCATCGGTATCATTTGGATCGGCAGCTATCGGGTTGCTCAGGCTGCCATGCAGGTTGGCGATATGATGGCCTTTATGCAGTATGCCATACAGATTGTCATGTCCTTTATGATGCTTTCTATGATGTTCATCATGCTTCCCCGGGCTGCTATTTCTGCTAACCGGATCGCGGAGGTTCTGGAGACCAAAGAATCAATAACCGATCCTCAACAGCCAGTTCTTTACAAGCCCGCTGGAATGCAGCGGGGTATGGTAGAGTTCCGGGATGTCTGTTTTCGCTATCCCGGGGCAGATACGGATGTGCTTTGCCATATTTCCTTTACAGCTCCTGCAGGTAAGACAACGGGCATTATCGGCCCCACCGGGGCGGGGAAGACTACCCTCATCAACCTGATACCTCGATTCTATGATGTTTCCGCTGGTTCCATATTGATTGATGGCATCGACATACGGACCATGACCCAAAAGGAATTACGAAACCTTATCGGGTATGTACCCCAACGAAGTCTCCTCTTCTCCGGTACAATAGAAGAAAATCTGAGGTTTGCCGATGAAGGTGCTTCCCGTGAACGCCTCCTCGAAGCACTCAAGGTTGCCCAGGCGGATTTTGTGTTAGAAAATCCTGAAGGACTTTCGGCGCCGGTATCCCAGGGAGGGTCGAACTTTTCCGGGGGACAGAAGCAGCGGCTGGCCATCGCCCGTGCTCTTGTTAAGGACTGCCCCATCTATCTTTTTGATGACAGTTTTTCCGCCCTCGATTACCGTACCGATGCACGGTTGCGCAAAGCCTTAGCAGAGCGGACCCGCACCAGTACCCGCATTATAGTATCCCAAAGGGTGGCTACCATCATGCATGCGGATCACATTATTGTGCTCGATGAGGGCAAGATCGTTGGTCAGGGACCTCACCAGGACCTGCTAAAAACCTGTTGTGCCTATCAAGAAATCGTTGAGTCCCAGGTTAAGGGAGAGAACATAGCATGA
- a CDS encoding ABC transporter ATP-binding protein, producing the protein MSDQRQYINGQKSPAGTTRMMRPGQMMGRGGPMAMMKGEKAKNFKGTMLRLLSALAPYKMRLSIVFLFAIASTVFSIIGPKIMGQATTVLLEGILAQFSGKGAIDFTKIATILLTVLALYIVAALASFIMGWIMARVSTDLSYRFRKQIQAKINRIPFRYFDSTTHGETLSRITNDVDTINHTLNQSLTQIITSLVTVVGVLVMMLVIDWRMTLVALLMIPLSFLIIGFIVGKSQKYYKKQQEYLGHINGQVEEMYGGHIVMKAFNREEKTLTTFDVTNETLYESAWKSQFLTGVMMPLMNFVGNIGYVGVAVLGGWLAIKRAITVGDIQAFIQYVRNFTQPIQQIANISNILQQTAAAAERVYEFLDEEEETLETEHPVSLTEIRGEVEFRTIRFGYSKDKPIIKNFSALAKPGQKIAIVGPTGAGKTTLVKLLMRFYDVDDGMILLDGYDIRTFRRSDLRKSFGMVLQDTWLYNDTILENIRYGRLDATDDEVIAAAKAAYVDHFVHTLPEGYHMVLNEETSNISQGQKQLLTIARAILADPPIMILDEATSSVDTRTEVMIQKAMDRLMHGRTSFVIAHRLSTIQNADLILVLRDGDIVEQGNHRELLNQNGFYAELYNSQFEVPATYEGI; encoded by the coding sequence ATGAGCGATCAAAGACAATATATCAATGGACAAAAATCCCCCGCTGGAACGACAAGAATGATGCGTCCTGGCCAGATGATGGGCCGGGGCGGACCTATGGCAATGATGAAGGGGGAAAAGGCTAAAAATTTTAAGGGGACCATGCTTCGTCTCCTTTCAGCCCTGGCACCTTATAAAATGCGCCTTAGCATTGTCTTTCTTTTTGCAATAGCCTCCACAGTATTTAGTATCATTGGTCCTAAAATTATGGGGCAGGCTACCACAGTACTTTTGGAAGGTATATTAGCACAATTCAGCGGAAAAGGTGCTATAGACTTTACAAAAATTGCTACTATACTGCTGACCGTTTTAGCGCTTTATATTGTTGCCGCCCTGGCTTCTTTTATTATGGGTTGGATTATGGCTAGGGTTTCCACAGATCTTTCCTACCGGTTCCGAAAGCAGATCCAGGCCAAAATTAACCGGATCCCCTTCCGGTATTTTGATAGTACCACACATGGAGAGACCCTGTCGCGGATTACCAATGATGTGGATACCATTAACCACACCTTAAACCAGAGTCTCACACAAATCATCACATCCCTCGTAACAGTAGTGGGTGTTCTTGTAATGATGTTAGTGATTGATTGGCGTATGACCCTGGTAGCCCTCCTTATGATCCCCCTTTCGTTCCTCATCATCGGGTTTATAGTCGGAAAAAGCCAGAAGTATTATAAAAAACAACAGGAGTATTTGGGTCATATCAATGGTCAGGTAGAAGAAATGTATGGTGGTCATATTGTAATGAAGGCCTTTAACCGGGAGGAAAAGACTCTGACCACCTTTGATGTTACTAATGAAACCCTCTATGAATCGGCCTGGAAAAGCCAGTTCTTAACCGGGGTAATGATGCCCCTGATGAACTTTGTCGGAAATATCGGCTATGTGGGTGTAGCGGTCCTCGGTGGCTGGTTGGCTATAAAAAGGGCCATCACTGTGGGGGACATTCAAGCTTTTATTCAGTATGTCCGCAATTTTACTCAGCCGATTCAACAAATAGCCAATATCAGTAATATACTGCAACAGACCGCTGCGGCAGCAGAACGGGTTTATGAATTCCTCGATGAAGAGGAGGAAACCCTAGAGACAGAGCATCCAGTAAGCCTTACCGAAATCCGGGGAGAAGTCGAATTCAGAACCATCCGTTTTGGATATTCCAAGGACAAGCCTATCATTAAAAATTTCTCTGCCCTTGCCAAGCCTGGCCAGAAAATCGCTATTGTCGGTCCTACCGGGGCGGGTAAAACAACGCTGGTGAAACTGCTCATGCGCTTTTACGATGTGGACGATGGCATGATCCTCTTGGATGGGTATGATATCCGGACCTTCCGTCGTTCCGATCTTCGAAAGAGCTTTGGTATGGTTTTACAGGATACCTGGCTCTATAATGATACCATTTTGGAAAACATCCGTTACGGACGTCTGGATGCGACCGATGATGAGGTGATAGCAGCGGCAAAGGCCGCCTATGTGGACCATTTTGTTCATACCCTGCCCGAAGGCTATCATATGGTATTAAACGAAGAGACAAGCAACATATCCCAGGGACAGAAACAGCTCTTAACCATAGCCCGGGCCATATTGGCCGATCCGCCCATCATGATCCTGGACGAAGCGACGAGCTCGGTAGATACCCGTACCGAAGTAATGATTCAGAAGGCTATGGACCGGCTTATGCACGGCAGGACGAGCTTTGTAATCGCCCACCGGCTTTCTACCATACAGAATGCGGACCTGATCCTTGTGTTACGGGATGGGGATATCGTGGAACAGGGAAACCACAGGGAATTACTTAATCAGAATGGATTCTATGCGGAACTTTATAACAGTCAGTTTGAAGTTCCCGCGACATATGAGGGTATCTAA
- a CDS encoding MBL fold metallo-hydrolase produces the protein MLTIQVLIENNLPPEVARPEAPQSEFPQPTTARNFIAEHGLSFWIEKEGHRLIFDTGKSGAFVQNAELLGIDLSSAEALVVSHGHYDHGGGLRTLAETAHYRGPLWTGPGFFDPKWSNESPRPRYLGLDVDRLYLESCGISCHELERGNAPSILQQGAHQGQAQTRKGAVKEILPGIFILGNFIRTHADEIIAPRFTVVRSGIGQSQADTFDDEICVVIPLPQGLVVLVGCAHPGLMNILDTAQQVFNQKLYAVFGGSHLVEADEPRIIRTRDYLQQNGAPFIALGHCTGPLAYDLLQQEIPHILPLYTGARYQL, from the coding sequence ATGTTAACCATTCAGGTTCTGATCGAAAATAATCTTCCCCCAGAAGTTGCACGGCCAGAGGCTCCTCAATCAGAGTTCCCTCAGCCAACGACAGCCCGTAACTTTATCGCTGAACATGGGCTCTCATTCTGGATTGAAAAGGAGGGGCACAGGCTTATATTCGATACCGGAAAAAGCGGCGCCTTTGTACAAAATGCTGAACTGCTTGGAATAGACCTCTCCTCAGCGGAAGCTCTGGTTGTCAGCCATGGCCACTATGATCATGGAGGGGGACTGCGAACTCTGGCAGAGACAGCTCATTATCGGGGGCCCCTGTGGACCGGGCCGGGCTTTTTTGATCCGAAATGGTCCAATGAAAGTCCACGCCCCCGGTATCTCGGCCTTGATGTAGACCGCCTTTATCTGGAGAGCTGTGGGATTTCCTGTCATGAACTGGAAAGGGGCAATGCACCCAGTATTCTACAACAAGGAGCCCATCAGGGACAGGCGCAAACGAGAAAGGGTGCAGTTAAAGAAATTCTGCCCGGTATCTTTATACTAGGCAATTTTATCAGAACCCATGCTGATGAAATTATCGCCCCGCGCTTTACCGTTGTGCGATCCGGGATCGGCCAGTCTCAGGCTGATACATTTGATGACGAAATCTGTGTCGTTATCCCCCTGCCCCAGGGGCTTGTAGTTCTGGTCGGCTGTGCCCATCCGGGGCTGATGAACATACTCGACACAGCTCAGCAGGTGTTCAACCAAAAACTGTATGCAGTTTTCGGAGGCTCCCATCTGGTGGAAGCCGATGAACCGCGAATTATAAGAACAAGGGACTACCTGCAACAAAATGGAGCTCCCTTTATTGCTCTGGGCCACTGTACCGGACCCCTGGCGTATGATCTTTTACAGCAGGAAATTCCACACATCCTACCACTGTATACAGGGGCGCGGTATCAGTTATAA
- a CDS encoding superoxide dismutase: MAFTLDPLPYPFEALEPYIDAKTMEIHHDKHHGTYVAKLNAALEQAPQLQTWSLEDLLKNLSQVPDLIRQVVRNHGGGHYNHRLFWNILTPQSRGQPEGDLAKLINRDFGSFESFKEQFTLGATNLFGSGWEWLVVNPEKKLQLVALPNQDNPLTNGLIPIFGLDVWEHAYYLKYQNRRADYISAFWNVVNWKQVEENLHKALLQSKN, encoded by the coding sequence ATGGCTTTTACACTTGATCCTTTACCCTATCCTTTTGAGGCTCTTGAGCCCTATATAGATGCAAAGACCATGGAAATTCATCATGACAAGCACCATGGAACCTATGTGGCTAAGCTGAATGCAGCCCTAGAACAGGCACCGCAGCTACAAACATGGAGTCTGGAAGATTTGCTGAAAAATCTCTCTCAGGTTCCCGACTTGATCCGACAGGTGGTTCGAAACCATGGCGGTGGCCACTATAACCATCGGCTTTTCTGGAACATACTTACACCTCAAAGCAGAGGCCAGCCTGAGGGGGATCTAGCAAAACTAATCAACCGGGACTTTGGTTCCTTTGAGTCCTTTAAGGAGCAGTTTACCTTGGGGGCTACCAACCTCTTTGGGAGCGGCTGGGAATGGCTCGTAGTAAATCCTGAGAAAAAACTTCAGCTTGTTGCCCTTCCCAATCAGGATAATCCCCTAACTAACGGACTCATCCCGATCTTTGGGCTCGATGTCTGGGAACATGCCTATTACCTCAAATACCAGAACCGGCGGGCCGATTATATTTCCGCATTCTGGAATGTGGTGAACTGGAAACAGGTAGAAGAAAACCTGCATAAAGCTTTGTTACAAAGTAAAAACTGA
- a CDS encoding MBL fold metallo-hydrolase produces MLLVLTVTMGVSAMDGAGSFASDSFATPSGKLATLAIQLGNFKIHVDPQTRYTDYTKWEKADLILITHEHGDHLDMNAIKALSGPLDVAFLPMNQPYTMTPEQVAEVVRLIRPKIVYPYRYSSTNPRDLEKLLEKDTYTEVRIRKF; encoded by the coding sequence ATGCTTTTAGTACTTACGGTAACCATGGGAGTGTCTGCTATGGATGGTGCGGGTTCTTTTGCGTCAGATTCTTTTGCAACCCCTTCGGGAAAACTGGCAACGCTGGCTATACAATTGGGTAATTTTAAGATCCATGTGGATCCCCAAACGCGGTATACCGACTATACTAAATGGGAAAAGGCAGATCTTATTCTTATCACCCATGAACATGGGGACCATCTCGATATGAATGCGATTAAAGCCCTTTCGGGGCCGCTCGATGTAGCCTTTCTTCCTATGAACCAACCCTATACTATGACTCCAGAGCAGGTTGCTGAAGTAGTTCGTCTGATACGGCCAAAAATAGTCTATCCTTACCGCTATTCATCGACAAACCCCCGGGACCTAGAGAAATTGCTTGAAAAGGATACCTACACAGAGGTTCGGATAAGGAAGTTCTAG
- a CDS encoding SDR family oxidoreductase: MNLQLQGKTVLVAASSEGLGFATAQTVLDEGAQVWIGSRSDDKVREALKQLQASSGQRKGGIGQVDGYPLDVTQAQSIDAWVAAAHSRYGEAIDGLVVNSGGPPPGLFSDFDDQAWQHAFELLLLSAVRLVRACLPGLAVRGGSILIVSSTSVTEPIEGLILSNALRSATVAMAKTLSRELAPQGIRVNCLAPGRFATGRVERIDRATAERIGCTPEEARRKAEAAIPLSRYGTTEEFGRTACWLLSPAASYITGQLLTIDGGMTRGTW, encoded by the coding sequence ATGAACCTCCAATTACAAGGAAAGACCGTGCTCGTTGCAGCTTCCAGTGAGGGCCTGGGATTCGCAACAGCCCAGACGGTCCTGGACGAAGGGGCACAGGTATGGATTGGCAGCAGAAGTGATGATAAGGTCCGGGAAGCCCTGAAACAATTACAGGCTTCATCAGGCCAGCGGAAGGGAGGAATCGGTCAGGTTGATGGATATCCGCTCGATGTTACCCAGGCTCAGAGTATCGACGCCTGGGTTGCCGCGGCCCATTCCCGCTACGGAGAGGCCATTGACGGCCTCGTGGTCAACTCAGGCGGACCGCCGCCGGGACTTTTCTCCGATTTTGATGACCAGGCGTGGCAGCATGCCTTTGAACTGCTTCTGCTGTCGGCGGTCCGCCTGGTCCGCGCCTGTCTGCCAGGTCTCGCTGTTCGCGGAGGATCGATACTGATTGTCTCATCGACCTCGGTGACCGAACCCATCGAGGGCCTCATCCTCTCCAATGCACTGCGCTCCGCGACAGTAGCCATGGCAAAAACACTGTCCAGGGAATTGGCACCTCAGGGAATCCGGGTGAACTGCCTTGCGCCGGGGCGCTTTGCCACAGGCCGGGTTGAACGGATCGATAGGGCAACAGCAGAACGAATCGGCTGTACGCCGGAAGAGGCCCGGCGCAAGGCAGAGGCCGCAATCCCCCTGAGCCGCTACGGCACTACCGAAGAATTCGGCCGCACCGCCTGCTGGCTCCTTTCACCGGCAGCGTCATACATAACCGGACAACTCTTAACCATCGACGGCGGCATGACCCGAGGCACCTGGTAG
- a CDS encoding substrate-binding domain-containing protein yields the protein MKRKIIGFLAARLDEPYQHSVWSGAVEEAEKLGITLIFFGGQRLESPVGFEALDNIAFNLAARSHLDALVVMTNVIGTYLTQDEILVFMNRLKKVPLVSVGVEIPGIHSVFIDNSGGMTAIAEHLVKVHRRREFLFLAGPINHNESIAREKEFSQHLKMLLGNEFILRIEYCNFQENEAWDTVGRLISQGLSFDAIVAANDLMAMGALRALAEAGIRVPEEVSVTGFDDTEDSRFSIPPLTTIRQGTCELGRQAIRSLSINLGLLPKAHMIMHRTPVSLVIRESCGCSSIPEHDFCNDQRLQTYQIGSGENSDAGVLLQLANDVNTALSRGRNPATIQYRHLEAPYLEKAQVIIAEGIARYQASLRRSVERRAAVLREIEASLVSSFALTDILSAVAAGTRTLGISACYLALFESKGITPEWARLLLASEGNKTRILAPYGVRFRTVDILPGGLPDNWKSYVVEPLRFGEERLGYLVCTADSEDRQVFEALRDQVSGAIKGALLMTAERDRERNLEHQVRIRTIELSRMNEQLREEIERRRALERELLDISNDIMASIGRDIHDDLCQNIAGIGLMAAILEGNLRRLDGPGAAEAANAAASIAHAASKTASQAKGMARGLYPAELEAKGLVAAVGELVKAAQNRSNMAITLEVSPGFTIKNSEKALHLYRIIQEALNNAVTHSKASHIQVSLKGDRESVEVMVADNGIGFNPQRVQTVGLGLRILKYRSSLIGGELRIRALDPGCCVSCRVVR from the coding sequence ATGAAACGAAAAATAATCGGGTTTCTTGCAGCCCGGCTTGATGAGCCCTATCAGCATTCAGTGTGGAGCGGTGCGGTTGAAGAGGCTGAAAAACTTGGTATTACTCTTATTTTTTTTGGCGGTCAACGGCTGGAAAGTCCAGTTGGTTTTGAAGCTTTGGATAATATCGCCTTTAATCTTGCTGCCCGAAGTCACCTGGATGCGCTGGTTGTCATGACGAATGTTATTGGTACTTACCTGACACAGGATGAGATTCTTGTTTTCATGAACCGCCTGAAAAAGGTTCCCCTGGTATCGGTTGGTGTCGAGATTCCAGGTATTCACAGTGTTTTTATTGATAATTCAGGTGGTATGACGGCAATTGCGGAGCATCTAGTAAAGGTTCATCGGCGAAGGGAATTTCTTTTTTTAGCTGGGCCAATTAACCATAATGAATCGATCGCACGAGAAAAGGAATTTTCTCAGCATTTAAAGATGCTTTTGGGGAACGAATTTATATTACGTATCGAATATTGTAATTTCCAGGAAAACGAAGCGTGGGATACTGTAGGCAGATTAATTTCTCAAGGCCTGTCCTTCGATGCCATCGTTGCGGCCAATGACTTAATGGCTATGGGGGCCTTACGAGCATTGGCTGAAGCGGGGATTCGAGTTCCAGAAGAAGTATCGGTTACTGGTTTTGATGATACCGAGGACAGCCGCTTCAGTATTCCACCCCTTACCACTATTCGGCAGGGGACCTGTGAATTAGGACGCCAGGCAATCCGATCTTTATCCATCAATCTGGGGCTTTTGCCGAAGGCTCATATGATCATGCATCGAACCCCAGTATCTTTGGTAATACGTGAATCCTGTGGTTGTTCTTCTATTCCTGAACATGATTTTTGTAATGATCAGCGGTTACAAACCTATCAAATTGGATCAGGAGAAAACTCAGATGCTGGGGTGCTGTTGCAGCTCGCCAATGATGTGAATACTGCGTTATCCAGGGGGAGGAATCCGGCAACAATCCAATATCGTCATCTGGAAGCACCTTATCTGGAAAAGGCTCAGGTCATCATTGCCGAAGGAATTGCAAGATACCAGGCTTCACTGCGCCGGTCCGTTGAACGTCGTGCTGCGGTGCTACGAGAAATTGAGGCTTCTTTGGTTTCATCCTTTGCTTTAACCGATATTTTGTCCGCTGTTGCTGCTGGAACCCGTACCCTGGGAATTTCTGCCTGTTATTTAGCATTGTTTGAATCTAAGGGAATTACCCCTGAATGGGCTCGTCTGCTGCTGGCTTCCGAAGGGAATAAAACCAGAATTCTGGCTCCCTATGGGGTGCGATTCCGCACGGTCGATATCCTTCCCGGCGGGCTTCCGGATAATTGGAAATCCTATGTGGTGGAGCCCTTGCGGTTTGGGGAGGAACGGCTCGGGTATCTCGTGTGTACTGCGGATAGTGAGGATCGGCAGGTGTTTGAAGCGTTACGGGATCAGGTTTCAGGGGCTATCAAGGGAGCTTTGCTTATGACCGCAGAACGGGATCGTGAACGGAACCTCGAACATCAGGTACGGATACGAACCATAGAACTTTCGAGAATGAATGAGCAGTTGCGGGAAGAAATTGAACGCCGCAGGGCCCTGGAACGGGAATTATTAGATATTTCGAATGACATTATGGCCAGTATAGGCCGGGATATTCATGATGATCTATGTCAGAATATAGCGGGAATTGGTTTAATGGCCGCAATCCTGGAGGGTAATTTGCGCCGCCTTGATGGTCCCGGTGCGGCAGAGGCTGCCAATGCAGCTGCTTCTATTGCTCATGCGGCAAGTAAGACGGCTTCTCAGGCAAAGGGTATGGCCCGGGGCTTGTATCCTGCGGAATTGGAAGCCAAAGGGCTTGTTGCTGCGGTAGGAGAACTGGTAAAAGCAGCACAGAATCGGAGTAATATGGCGATAACCCTTGAGGTCTCTCCAGGGTTTACCATAAAAAACTCCGAAAAAGCCTTGCATCTGTACCGGATTATCCAAGAAGCTTTAAATAATGCGGTAACCCATTCTAAAGCTTCTCATATTCAGGTTTCATTAAAAGGAGATCGAGAATCTGTCGAAGTAATGGTTGCGGACAATGGAATTGGCTTTAATCCTCAAAGGGTTCAAACAGTTGGATTGGGGCTTAGGATCTTAAAATATCGTTCCAGTCTGATCGGTGGAGAGTTAAGAATCAGAGCTCTGGATCCTGGTTGTTGTGTATCCTGTCGAGTAGTGAGGTAA
- a CDS encoding response regulator: MSLRKSFIVVDDHPLYRHGVVDLIVQELHLEPVGEAGSIPDAMALLQKVKPDLAIVDISLQDKNGLELVKIIRSEYPSVVVLVVSMHEENLYGERALSAGASGYVMKHEPPQNLLNAVRTVLEGRVAVSDNLRERMLSGIVGGRHSGDPISRLSDRELEVFGLIGRGYGAAEIAERLHLSVKTVNAYRDHIKEKLNISTAADLRRYAVEWITEKDK, encoded by the coding sequence ATGTCTTTACGGAAATCTTTTATTGTTGTAGATGATCATCCCCTGTATCGTCATGGGGTAGTTGATCTTATTGTTCAGGAATTGCATCTGGAACCGGTTGGTGAAGCTGGTTCTATTCCCGATGCGATGGCTTTACTTCAGAAGGTAAAACCGGATCTCGCTATTGTCGATATTTCACTGCAGGATAAAAATGGTTTGGAGCTGGTAAAAATTATTAGAAGTGAATACCCTTCTGTTGTTGTCCTCGTTGTATCCATGCATGAAGAAAATCTGTATGGAGAACGAGCCTTGTCCGCCGGTGCTTCGGGGTATGTTATGAAACATGAGCCGCCTCAGAATTTATTGAATGCGGTTCGCACCGTATTGGAAGGCAGGGTTGCAGTTAGTGATAACCTGAGAGAACGGATGCTTTCTGGTATTGTAGGGGGACGCCATTCCGGGGATCCAATCAGTCGTCTCTCCGACAGGGAGCTTGAGGTGTTTGGTTTAATTGGAAGGGGCTATGGTGCTGCTGAAATTGCTGAACGATTACATCTATCAGTAAAGACGGTCAATGCTTATCGAGATCATATTAAGGAAAAACTAAATATATCTACTGCCGCGGATTTACGTCGATATGCGGTTGAATGGATTACTGAAAAGGATAAATAA